One segment of Rhodanobacter thiooxydans DNA contains the following:
- a CDS encoding FAD-dependent oxidoreductase, with protein MKRRDLLKAALAIPLLPRLLSGGVVAVARAAAAMPARFRSRVRPGDPMWPSAASWEQLRHDVGGRLLKLESPFAGCGPVPASAACNEALKHLDNPFYLGDQPALTQTSGWVDAWTSQPSAYAVAAESTADVVAAVNFAREHHLRLVVKGGGHSYQGTSDAPDSLLVWTRHMRDIRLHDAFTGQGCAGTQAPQPAVSIGAGAMWIDAYDAVTTRGGRYVQGGGCTTVGVAGLVQSGGFGSFSKRYGTAAAGLIEAEIVTADGQVLVANACTNPDLFWGIKGGGGGSLGVVTRLTLRTRELPEFFGAVSGSIKAASDVAYRALIARLIGFYQEALFNPHWGEQISFGSDNTVHINMVFQGLVQPQAEQVWAPLLDWVRARKEYSLVKPVQAQALPARHMWDAEFFRQHAPGVQVGDDRPGAPRNHVLWAGDQGQVGWFIHGYKSAWLPASLLQKERQARLVDALFACTRHWGVGFHFNKGLAGASAAEIAAARDTATNPQVLDAFALAIIAGDGPPAFPGMPGPKPDLARARDRAAAMGKAIDALRHAEPGAGSYVSESDYFERDWQHAFWGTNYPRLAAVKRKYDPAGLFFVHHGVGSEAWSADGFSRREDA; from the coding sequence ATGAAACGAAGAGACCTGCTGAAGGCTGCGCTGGCGATCCCGCTGCTGCCGCGCCTGCTTTCCGGCGGCGTGGTGGCGGTGGCCCGGGCGGCAGCCGCAATGCCGGCGCGTTTTCGCTCGCGGGTACGCCCCGGCGACCCGATGTGGCCCTCCGCCGCCAGCTGGGAGCAGCTGAGGCACGACGTGGGCGGGCGATTGCTCAAGCTGGAGTCGCCATTTGCCGGCTGCGGCCCGGTACCGGCCAGCGCCGCCTGCAACGAGGCGCTGAAGCACCTGGACAATCCGTTCTACCTGGGCGACCAGCCGGCGCTGACCCAGACCAGCGGCTGGGTCGACGCGTGGACGTCGCAGCCGAGCGCGTATGCGGTGGCCGCCGAAAGCACGGCGGACGTGGTCGCGGCAGTGAACTTCGCACGTGAGCACCACCTGCGCCTGGTGGTGAAGGGCGGCGGGCACAGCTACCAGGGCACCTCCGACGCGCCGGATTCGCTGCTGGTGTGGACGCGGCACATGCGTGACATCCGCTTGCACGACGCCTTCACGGGGCAGGGCTGTGCCGGCACGCAGGCGCCGCAGCCGGCGGTGTCGATAGGTGCCGGCGCGATGTGGATCGACGCCTACGACGCGGTGACCACCCGCGGCGGCCGCTACGTGCAGGGCGGCGGCTGCACCACGGTGGGCGTGGCCGGGCTGGTGCAGAGCGGCGGGTTCGGCAGCTTCTCCAAGCGCTACGGCACCGCGGCAGCGGGCCTGATCGAGGCGGAGATCGTCACCGCCGACGGCCAGGTGCTTGTCGCCAATGCCTGCACGAACCCCGACCTGTTCTGGGGCATCAAGGGCGGCGGTGGCGGCAGCCTGGGCGTGGTCACCCGGCTGACCTTGCGCACGCGCGAGTTGCCGGAGTTCTTCGGCGCCGTGTCCGGCTCGATCAAGGCTGCCTCGGATGTGGCCTACCGCGCCCTGATCGCGAGGCTGATCGGCTTCTACCAGGAAGCGCTGTTCAACCCGCACTGGGGCGAGCAGATCAGTTTCGGCTCGGATAACACCGTGCACATCAACATGGTGTTCCAGGGCCTGGTCCAGCCGCAGGCGGAGCAGGTCTGGGCACCCTTGCTCGACTGGGTCCGGGCGCGCAAGGAATACAGCCTGGTGAAACCGGTTCAGGCACAGGCGTTGCCGGCGCGGCACATGTGGGACGCCGAGTTCTTCCGGCAGCACGCGCCCGGTGTCCAGGTCGGTGACGACCGCCCCGGCGCGCCGCGGAACCACGTGCTGTGGGCGGGCGACCAGGGTCAGGTCGGCTGGTTCATCCACGGCTACAAGTCGGCGTGGCTGCCGGCGTCACTGCTGCAGAAGGAGCGGCAGGCAAGGCTGGTCGACGCCCTGTTCGCCTGCACCCGCCACTGGGGCGTGGGCTTTCATTTCAACAAGGGCCTGGCCGGTGCGTCGGCGGCCGAGATTGCCGCCGCGCGCGATACCGCGACGAACCCGCAGGTGCTGGACGCGTTCGCGCTGGCGATCATCGCCGGCGACGGGCCGCCGGCCTTCCCCGGCATGCCCGGACCGAAGCCGGACCTGGCGCGTGCCCGCGATCGCGCCGCCGCCATGGGCAAGGCGATCGACGCCTTGCGGCATGCGGAGCCCGGCGCCGGTTCGTATGTATCGGAGAGCGACTACTTCGAACGCGACTGGCAACACGCGTTCTGGGGCACGAATTACCCGCGGCTGGCGGCGGTGAAGCGCAAGTACGATCCGGCCGGGCTGTTCTTCGTGCACCACGGCGTGGGCAGCGAGGCGTGGAGTGCGGACGGGTTCAGTCGACGGGAAGACGCCTGA